One Hordeum vulgare subsp. vulgare chromosome 4H, MorexV3_pseudomolecules_assembly, whole genome shotgun sequence DNA window includes the following coding sequences:
- the LOC123446317 gene encoding zinc finger CCCH domain-containing protein 18-like yields MTAAADDDAPSDDPLAGGGDSACSTPFVSAPSSPTRDPFSGHHHAACFFSAPASPTRGASNEFACGGLEFDFDFDFSSRFPSSSAAAMSSADELFHNGQIRPVRLSAMLLQPHQPHLASPSQAPVEVEEGERGRFWGRSVHHKARSLSPFRAHWRSPSPAPPPESESVQPAATPPASRSSSSSSTASSASSSSSRSSRRWGFIKDLLHRSKSDGGKDNQHPAAPAPPTFPATPKSSPSPSPSPAAGRSRETGRGRRRSAHERLYEARRAEAEEMRRRTYLPYRQGGLLLFGCIGLGNRSGTAVHGLARGLNTATAVSSRS; encoded by the coding sequence atgaccgccgccgccgacgacgacgcGCCTTCTGATGACCCGCTTGCCGGTGGCGGGGACAGCGCCTGCTCCACGCCGTTCGTCAGCGCGCCCTCCAGCCCCACCCGCGACCCATTCTCCGGCCACCACCACGCCGCGTGCTTCTTCAGCGCGCCGGCGAGCCCCACCCGCGGCGCCAGCAACGAGTTTGCCTGCGGCGGCCTCGAATTTGACTTCGACTTCGACTTTTCCTCCCGGTTCCCGtcatcctccgccgccgccatgtcGTCCGCCGACGAGCTCTTCCACAACGGCCAGATCCGCCCCGTCCGCCTCTCCGCGATGCTGCTCCAGCCGCACCAGCCTCATCTCGCCTCGCCTTCACAGGCCCCCGTGGAGGTGGAAGAGGGCGAGCGCGGTCGCTTCTGGGGCCGGTCCGTGCACCACAAGGCGCGCTCCCTCTCCCCATTCCGTGCCCACTGGAGGTCACCATCTCCCGCGCCGCCGCCGGAATCCGAGTCCGTACAGCCGGCGGCCACGCCCCCGGCCTCgcgctcctcgtcctcctcgtccacTGCTTCGTCCGCATCGTCCTCTTCCTCCAGGAGCTCCAGGCGTTGGGGCTTCATTAAGGATCTCCTCCACCGAAGCAAGTCCGACGGCGGCAAGGACAACCAGCACCCTGCCGCTCCTGCACCGCCGACTTTCCCAGCCACACCAAAGAGTAGCCCCTCTCCTTCTCCATCGCCGGCGGCGGGCAGGAGTAGAGAGACAGGGAGGGGCAGGCGGAGGTCGGCGCATGAGAGGCTATACGAGGCGaggagggcggaggcggaagagaTGCGACGGCGCACGTACCTGCCGTATCGGCAGGGTGGGCTGCTGCTCTTCGGTTGCATCGGGCTCGGCAACCGCAGCGGCACCGCCGTCCATGGTCTTGCTCGGGGTCTCAACACCGCCACGGCcgtctcttcaagatcatga